A portion of the Calothrix sp. 336/3 genome contains these proteins:
- a CDS encoding type II toxin-antitoxin system PemK/MazF family toxin, with translation MRRGEVWDVSLDPTEGSEQAGIRPVIIVSRDAINASSSFVLAVPCTTYRMGKRIYPSQVLIMAPDGGFERDSVAMAEQVRALAKNRFLCLRGAISPQYLQRLELALLITFDLPGQGDIE, from the coding sequence ATGAGAAGGGGTGAAGTCTGGGATGTCTCTCTCGATCCCACGGAAGGTTCAGAACAAGCGGGTATTCGTCCTGTAATCATAGTTAGTCGTGATGCGATAAATGCTAGTAGTTCGTTTGTATTAGCAGTTCCCTGTACAACTTATCGTATGGGAAAACGCATTTATCCGAGTCAAGTATTAATTATGGCTCCCGATGGAGGTTTTGAGAGAGATTCCGTCGCCATGGCAGAACAGGTGCGCGCTTTAGCGAAAAATAGATTTTTGTGTCTTCGAGGAGCCATTTCTCCTCAGTATTTACAACGGCTAGAACTAGCATTATTAATTACTTTTGATTTGCCAGGACAAGGTGATATTGAATGA
- a CDS encoding DUF6636 domain-containing protein produces MKKCGILSIGMMLGAIAVGQTAQAIDNSDGFMLPSGNIYCISHEIGGDLAQESPILRCEIGSKLKPMPPQPKSCNLDWGNGLLLSKAKKPATVLCVGDTMYSPNYPTLDYGKTWKKNGFTCKATTDGLTCTNGKGNGFFLNRQDWKVF; encoded by the coding sequence ATGAAGAAGTGTGGAATTTTGTCCATTGGTATGATGCTGGGAGCGATCGCTGTTGGGCAAACCGCACAGGCGATCGATAATAGTGATGGCTTCATGCTACCCAGTGGTAATATTTACTGCATTAGCCATGAAATTGGGGGTGATTTAGCCCAGGAATCACCGATTCTTCGCTGTGAAATCGGGAGTAAGCTCAAGCCTATGCCTCCCCAGCCAAAATCCTGCAATTTGGATTGGGGCAATGGTTTACTTCTATCGAAAGCAAAAAAGCCTGCAACGGTGTTATGTGTTGGCGATACAATGTATTCCCCGAATTATCCAACGCTGGATTATGGCAAAACTTGGAAAAAGAATGGTTTTACCTGCAAAGCAACAACCGATGGTTTAACTTGCACAAACGGCAAAGGCAATGGCTTTTTCCTGAATCGTCAAGACTGGAAAGTGTTTTAA
- a CDS encoding site-2 protease family protein, translating into MNSTIRVGNLFGIPFYIHPSWFLVLGLVTWTYGSGLAAAFPGLGNGLALLLGLMTALMVFGSVVAHELGHSFVAIGQGIDVKSITLFIFGGLASLEKESKTPGGAFWVAIAGPLVSLLLFGTFTAIGLVTAPSGAGAAIIGVLASVNLALALFNLIPGLPLDGGNILKAIVWKITGNPYKGVVFASRIGQIFGWVAIASGLLPLLLVGSFANIWNLLVGYFLLQNAGNAAQVARVQQQLTGLTASDAITEDSPIVSANLTLRDFADGQIGQSWQRFLVTDNDGQLVGAISVNDLRTVPSTQWSETYIQDVMRSIPESTTVQADQPLLEVMQVLEQQKLSALAVIRENGVLVGILEKTAIVNLLQKKMQPNPA; encoded by the coding sequence ATGAATAGTACAATTCGTGTTGGCAACCTCTTCGGGATTCCTTTCTACATCCATCCGTCCTGGTTTTTAGTTTTAGGTTTAGTAACTTGGACTTATGGCAGTGGACTAGCAGCAGCGTTTCCTGGGTTAGGGAATGGGTTAGCTTTGCTACTGGGTTTAATGACAGCACTGATGGTATTCGGGTCTGTGGTTGCCCATGAGTTAGGACATAGTTTTGTTGCCATAGGTCAAGGTATTGATGTTAAATCCATCACTCTATTTATTTTTGGTGGGTTGGCAAGCTTAGAAAAAGAATCGAAAACTCCAGGTGGGGCTTTTTGGGTGGCGATCGCGGGTCCGTTGGTGAGCCTACTACTATTCGGTACCTTTACAGCCATCGGTTTGGTGACTGCGCCATCGGGAGCAGGGGCGGCGATTATCGGTGTCTTAGCTTCTGTAAACTTAGCCTTAGCTCTGTTTAACCTGATTCCTGGGTTGCCCTTGGATGGAGGAAATATACTGAAGGCAATTGTTTGGAAAATTACAGGTAATCCTTACAAAGGTGTAGTATTTGCTAGCCGCATTGGACAAATCTTTGGTTGGGTGGCGATCGCCTCTGGTTTACTTCCCCTGTTACTGGTTGGTAGCTTTGCAAACATCTGGAATCTCCTAGTCGGTTACTTTCTCCTGCAAAATGCCGGAAATGCTGCACAAGTTGCCAGAGTTCAACAACAACTGACTGGTTTGACTGCGAGTGATGCGATCACTGAAGATAGCCCGATTGTATCTGCTAATTTGACTCTCAGAGACTTTGCTGATGGGCAAATTGGGCAAAGCTGGCAGAGGTTTTTAGTCACTGACAATGATGGACAATTGGTAGGAGCGATATCTGTAAACGATTTACGGACTGTACCTAGCACCCAGTGGTCAGAAACTTATATTCAAGACGTGATGAGAAGTATTCCTGAATCTACTACTGTACAAGCTGATCAGCCCTTATTGGAAGTGATGCAAGTGCTGGAACAACAAAAACTATCCGCCCTAGCTGTGATTCGTGAGAATGGGGTGTTAGTAGGAATTTTGGAAAAAACTGCGATCGTCAATCTGCTTCAGAAGAAAATGCAACCGAATCCCGCATAG
- a CDS encoding serine/threonine-protein kinase: protein MQVYCSKNHANQPGNRFCTQCGEPLPLSTGVMIGDRYRIMKQLGQGGFGRTYLAEDTQQSQKTCVLKEFAPLVEDTQNLDKAKELFEREANVLKKLQHSQIPRFHSSLQVKLGNKDFFFLVQDYIEGDNFLDLLEKRRFTEEEVIKLLQQILPVLSYLHSRDVIHRDISPDNLIWRKSDDLPVLIDFGAVKQLPASKGFWFTQLAGNRTLLGKKGYAPEEQLRQGKAFPSSDLYALAVTALVLITGKEPPKLYDSYNGNWSWGKEIQVSPKLETVLKKMLSYKPSDRYQTAQEVFKQIQYLAPSIKAVNTAVVTAQPIVTPAVKTLNPLITKIKTMVVAPGKKPPAVISKFQHQTQAAVQSLPVPIWMRPFAYSLIGTSVAILTFAGSWALVSAVIRGVSSISLPSISLPKDESPKKSTNQQKPGKLTQAINRRQELAIPEGFFNLTVNRIFHAENPQLNGRALTSGAEDAALREEWANVANKFLDKITEAKLSQSTREKLGSYGGKDYAAWRTKAQNGELGNYTLEKLNSETNRKFDKLFPGIRQDNEKLDPQTYSQIWYAIAAEQISKIGTEN from the coding sequence ATGCAGGTATATTGCAGTAAGAATCACGCAAATCAACCAGGTAACCGCTTCTGTACCCAGTGTGGTGAACCTCTACCCTTGTCAACTGGGGTAATGATTGGCGATCGCTATCGCATCATGAAACAATTAGGACAAGGTGGCTTCGGTAGAACCTATTTAGCGGAGGATACCCAACAGTCTCAGAAAACCTGTGTGCTGAAGGAATTTGCCCCCCTGGTGGAAGATACACAAAATTTAGATAAAGCCAAGGAGTTATTTGAAAGGGAAGCGAATGTTCTCAAAAAACTCCAGCATTCCCAGATACCCCGTTTTCATTCTTCTCTGCAAGTCAAACTGGGTAATAAGGATTTTTTCTTTTTGGTACAGGATTACATTGAGGGTGATAATTTTCTCGACTTGTTAGAAAAGCGCCGCTTTACAGAGGAGGAAGTTATCAAACTGTTGCAGCAAATTCTACCAGTATTATCCTACCTGCACTCACGGGATGTCATACATCGAGATATTTCCCCGGATAACTTAATTTGGCGTAAAAGCGATGATTTGCCCGTACTCATTGACTTTGGAGCGGTGAAGCAGTTACCTGCGAGTAAGGGTTTTTGGTTTACACAATTGGCAGGCAATCGCACCCTTCTAGGTAAAAAAGGCTACGCCCCAGAGGAACAACTACGACAGGGTAAGGCGTTTCCTAGTAGCGATTTGTATGCTTTGGCTGTCACCGCACTGGTATTAATTACTGGCAAAGAACCACCAAAACTCTATGATAGCTACAACGGTAATTGGAGTTGGGGTAAGGAGATTCAAGTTAGCCCCAAGTTAGAAACGGTGTTAAAAAAGATGCTCTCCTATAAACCGAGCGATCGCTATCAAACTGCCCAGGAAGTCTTTAAACAAATTCAATACCTGGCACCAAGTATCAAGGCTGTAAATACTGCGGTTGTAACCGCTCAACCCATTGTCACCCCTGCGGTAAAAACCCTTAATCCCCTAATTACCAAAATCAAAACCATGGTAGTAGCACCGGGTAAAAAACCACCCGCAGTTATCAGTAAATTTCAGCATCAAACCCAAGCGGCAGTTCAATCTCTCCCCGTACCGATTTGGATGCGTCCCTTTGCCTATAGCTTAATCGGGACGAGTGTAGCTATTTTAACCTTTGCCGGCTCTTGGGCGCTGGTGAGTGCGGTGATTCGCGGTGTATCATCCATATCCTTGCCTTCTATCTCCCTCCCGAAAGATGAGTCACCAAAAAAATCCACGAATCAGCAAAAACCGGGTAAACTAACCCAAGCAATTAACCGTCGTCAGGAATTAGCCATACCCGAAGGTTTTTTTAACCTGACTGTAAATCGCATATTCCACGCGGAAAATCCCCAATTAAATGGACGCGCTTTAACTAGTGGTGCGGAAGATGCAGCACTGCGGGAGGAATGGGCAAATGTTGCTAACAAGTTCCTAGATAAAATTACCGAAGCAAAACTCAGCCAATCAACACGGGAAAAACTCGGAAGCTATGGTGGCAAAGACTACGCAGCATGGCGCACCAAGGCACAAAATGGGGAGTTAGGAAACTATACCCTAGAGAAACTTAACTCCGAAACTAACCGCAAATTTGACAAATTATTTCCGGGCATTAGGCAGGATAATGAGAAACTAGATCCACAAACCTACAGCCAAATCTGGTACGCGATCGCGGCTGAACAAATCAGTAAAATCGGAACAGAAAATTAG
- a CDS encoding tetratricopeptide repeat protein, producing the protein MFKYHLITLGLLTATIAPFQTFSPAAAHAPQPLMLAEAKTSVEKLLESALAKSGANDYQGAIADITAVIKLEPKEADHYATRAAYYRMAENYKAAIADLTQGLQLNPENPIAYYYERATVKDFAGDVKGAIADMTAVIQVESAGSYYGLRADLYAKLGDHQKAVADFTQAIKVEKPELTGSLYVNRAASYVKLGNKVAALKDYQKAASLFTQPEEQSMREYTLQQAQKLK; encoded by the coding sequence ATGTTCAAATATCATCTCATTACTTTGGGGTTACTGACTGCCACGATCGCACCATTCCAGACATTCTCACCCGCAGCAGCCCATGCACCACAACCATTAATGCTCGCCGAAGCTAAAACATCCGTCGAAAAATTGCTCGAAAGCGCCCTTGCCAAGAGTGGGGCTAACGATTATCAAGGGGCGATCGCGGATATAACAGCAGTCATCAAGTTAGAACCCAAAGAAGCTGACCACTACGCTACAAGAGCAGCTTACTACAGAATGGCAGAAAATTACAAAGCGGCGATCGCGGATTTAACCCAGGGTTTACAGCTTAATCCAGAAAATCCCATCGCTTATTACTACGAGCGTGCCACAGTGAAGGATTTTGCTGGGGATGTCAAGGGTGCGATCGCTGATATGACGGCAGTTATTCAGGTAGAGAGCGCGGGGAGCTATTACGGGTTGCGCGCTGACTTGTATGCCAAACTGGGCGATCATCAGAAAGCGGTTGCTGATTTCACACAGGCGATTAAAGTGGAAAAACCGGAACTGACTGGTAGCCTTTATGTGAATCGGGCAGCGAGTTATGTCAAGCTGGGCAATAAAGTAGCAGCGCTCAAAGACTACCAAAAAGCAGCTTCCCTTTTCACCCAACCGGAGGAGCAATCCATGCGCGAATATACGTTACAGCAAGCGCAAAAATTGAAGTAG
- a CDS encoding CopG family ribbon-helix-helix protein: MDKRTIRTTLTLPAELLEATDRVVGEGKARSRNEFIARAIRHELAVQKRAEIDAEFAQMANDREYQTETAIIYQEFAQSDWEAWQLGEFQQ; the protein is encoded by the coding sequence ATGGATAAACGTACTATCCGCACCACATTAACTTTGCCAGCAGAATTACTGGAAGCAACCGATCGCGTTGTCGGTGAAGGAAAAGCCAGAAGTCGGAATGAGTTTATCGCGCGTGCAATTCGCCATGAACTAGCAGTACAAAAGCGGGCAGAAATCGACGCAGAATTTGCCCAAATGGCTAATGATAGGGAATATCAAACAGAAACTGCAATCATTTACCAAGAATTTGCTCAATCAGATTGGGAAGCTTGGCAATTAGGTGAGTTTCAACAATGA
- a CDS encoding 3'-5' exonuclease produces MGFVIIDTEGKPELSELAIVNSCGKLIYEAFSQEHANNTKNTPNLKSLKTLLLDFLNIVDGKKIVCHYAQHDMDVLKYSFRKAGLKFPNLDFECTWNLATNYWQNLESYSLEYLSKYLNLRVNNHYFIRDMAHSARYDAEFTYYLYRKLMLVQLKEKPNPFSGSRVDTPFQNHPDYTDTYHQQFLTLNSILKDIKLDTNRQSKGAVVIGEPGSGKTHLMMRLTQARLSTNRLFFIRQPNNSSSVNHHIYSRILESLVERVGSLTQLDYLILNGFDKIAASVPNLTQKDIEILKAFKDDNLNSLGAEGTYTKVVYWQQIYKRLNEWWVKYYSAGGFALSILKGIIKYCSYSDYNYKNIATRWLAGQTLSNEEAEKVGLPNWQENFSLEEFSLEAISVLGKLSILDEPLIIIFDQLEGLGLSQNREVLLKFGETIKEIFTHVPNSLIILNMFPKRWEQFKTIFDNSIIGRVSQYQVDLQKPQTEELLSILKIKLHNINTPLEQIFLPEDLEDILGQESIRGVLNRAADYYNYRVRQIPLPSIKKNIHNLEGNEKIEQQLRVLVSQQQVFTEVLANIIQEMQNPGLVNMRDLLTKLIPEVKSEEKIREEYVIDYLSKQRAFLEGQYHNLPIISDSDDIGKLKTIAEAFNQIKPVNLTLYRLGKRVLPEHIVIETENKNYVVGFLQMSSSSSFVSRISNFNELVCLHPKDSFILFRDERLAEMKGSVTKEKITQLQNASNGKFILLSKRDRIHVELTYKLIIDIQNKDLEVDLESALKVLVTKSEWYHGLFSLFGFAKPN; encoded by the coding sequence TGACGGCAAAAAAATAGTGTGTCACTATGCCCAGCATGATATGGATGTACTAAAATACAGTTTCCGCAAAGCTGGGTTAAAATTTCCTAACTTAGATTTTGAGTGTACATGGAATTTAGCGACAAATTATTGGCAAAACCTAGAAAGCTATTCTTTAGAGTACCTGAGTAAATATTTAAATTTGCGGGTAAATAACCATTATTTCATTCGAGATATGGCTCATTCTGCCCGTTATGATGCTGAGTTCACCTACTATCTTTATCGTAAATTAATGCTTGTACAATTAAAAGAAAAACCAAATCCATTTAGTGGTAGTCGCGTTGATACCCCATTTCAAAACCATCCTGATTACACTGATACCTATCACCAACAATTTCTTACTCTTAATTCAATATTAAAAGATATTAAACTCGACACCAATCGTCAAAGTAAAGGAGCGGTTGTCATTGGAGAACCCGGTTCAGGTAAGACTCATTTGATGATGCGGTTGACACAAGCAAGATTATCAACTAATCGACTATTTTTTATTCGCCAACCCAACAACTCTTCCTCTGTGAATCACCATATTTACAGTCGAATTTTAGAGTCTTTAGTTGAGCGAGTTGGTTCCTTAACTCAATTAGATTATCTAATTCTTAATGGGTTTGATAAAATTGCTGCTAGTGTACCAAATTTGACTCAAAAAGATATAGAAATTCTCAAAGCGTTCAAAGATGATAATCTTAATTCTCTGGGAGCAGAAGGAACTTATACAAAAGTAGTATATTGGCAACAAATTTACAAACGACTTAATGAGTGGTGGGTCAAATATTACTCAGCTGGTGGTTTTGCTCTCTCTATTCTTAAGGGAATTATTAAGTATTGTAGTTACAGTGACTATAATTACAAAAATATTGCGACACGCTGGCTAGCGGGTCAGACTTTATCAAATGAGGAAGCAGAAAAAGTTGGTTTACCAAATTGGCAAGAAAATTTTAGCCTAGAAGAATTTTCTTTAGAAGCTATTTCTGTTTTAGGTAAATTATCAATCCTTGATGAACCTTTAATTATTATCTTCGATCAGCTTGAAGGATTAGGACTTAGCCAAAACCGGGAGGTATTGCTCAAGTTTGGAGAAACTATTAAGGAAATTTTCACCCATGTTCCGAATAGTTTAATTATTTTGAATATGTTCCCCAAGCGATGGGAGCAGTTTAAAACAATTTTTGATAATTCAATTATCGGTCGCGTATCTCAATACCAAGTTGATTTACAAAAACCCCAAACCGAAGAACTTTTATCTATTCTCAAAATCAAGCTTCATAATATTAATACACCCTTAGAACAGATATTTTTACCTGAAGATTTAGAGGATATTCTCGGACAAGAATCTATTCGTGGAGTTTTAAATCGAGCTGCTGATTATTACAACTACAGAGTTCGACAAATTCCTTTGCCTTCTATCAAGAAAAACATCCATAATTTAGAAGGTAATGAGAAAATAGAACAGCAGTTGCGAGTATTAGTTTCTCAACAGCAGGTATTTACAGAAGTACTTGCCAACATCATCCAGGAAATGCAAAACCCTGGCTTAGTAAACATGAGAGATTTACTTACCAAACTCATTCCTGAAGTTAAAAGTGAAGAGAAGATAAGAGAAGAGTATGTTATTGATTACTTAAGTAAACAAAGAGCTTTTCTGGAAGGACAATATCATAATCTTCCAATCATCTCTGACTCTGATGATATCGGTAAACTTAAAACAATTGCTGAAGCTTTCAACCAAATTAAACCAGTCAACTTGACTCTATATCGCCTAGGTAAACGAGTTTTACCAGAACATATTGTCATTGAAACCGAAAATAAAAACTATGTAGTTGGTTTTCTTCAAATGTCTTCTAGTTCATCCTTCGTTAGTCGAATCAGCAATTTCAATGAGTTAGTCTGTCTACATCCCAAAGACAGTTTTATCCTGTTTAGAGATGAGCGGCTAGCTGAAATGAAAGGTAGTGTGACAAAAGAGAAAATCACTCAGCTTCAAAATGCTTCTAATGGTAAATTCATTCTACTTAGTAAGCGAGATAGGATTCATGTAGAATTGACTTATAAATTAATTATTGATATTCAGAACAAAGATTTAGAAGTCGATTTAGAATCAGCCTTAAAAGTGCTTGTAACTAAGAGCGAATGGTATCACGGGCTGTTTTCTCTGTTTGGTTTTGCTAAACCGAATTAG
- a CDS encoding serine/threonine-protein kinase: protein MTIQPGHILSDRYLITRLIGQGGFGRTYLAEDVNRFREPCVLKEFSPQVQTPYVVQKSEELFQREASVLYKLQHPQIPRFREIFRTRVDQKESLFLVQDYVQGENYRQLLDMRLAQGSTFSEAEIRQLLQQILPVLAYVHSMGVIHRDISPDNLIQRHSDLLPILIDFGGVKQVAATVASQFYQAGVAPTLPPLTLLGKIGYAPPEQMQTGLVEPHSDLYALAATMVVLLTGKQPQELINHQNLAWEWQQFAYLSPPLGAILNKMLSPLPNQRYRNVTQVIEALNPPANYPPTQPPVVNPAPTSATFAAAPPPVVTPPQDKKMGKKLLPILLLAGVVGVGAWGISNLVKSSGDRPGNLAVQPVATPTVTQPTDPLAQYNPEERARKEKLKELRERLGVDYNFYITLVNQTFWQKNPSLRGQVLSNESKDAELRAQWDATAKDILNKLTVMSADSRRRLGTYTGADRDRWKVQVNNLNVGSNSLFDLADSIFFLQFPQQRGQKFIDQPMGQVWQGFVNDKVNAILAGSALQKLSFETGATGKAVSGTLKSGNGKIFIAQLAENQEMTVNLTANNKVLLSIYSPDGQKILEDSPQHNFSQTLTKSGYYEFVIVSTVASSQEYQLQVTAEIPTPIETPTETPTETPTETPTETPTETPTP from the coding sequence ATGACTATCCAACCAGGACACATTTTAAGCGATCGCTATCTGATCACCCGACTCATCGGACAGGGGGGTTTTGGACGTACATATTTAGCGGAAGATGTCAACCGTTTTCGGGAACCTTGTGTACTCAAGGAATTTTCTCCCCAGGTGCAAACACCCTACGTGGTGCAAAAATCTGAAGAACTATTTCAGAGGGAAGCATCGGTGCTTTACAAGTTGCAACATCCCCAAATTCCCCGGTTTCGGGAAATCTTCCGCACCAGAGTAGATCAAAAAGAATCTTTATTTCTCGTACAAGATTATGTTCAAGGGGAAAACTACCGCCAACTCTTAGATATGCGTCTGGCTCAAGGTTCCACCTTCAGTGAGGCAGAAATTCGCCAATTACTACAGCAGATATTACCAGTGCTGGCATACGTGCATTCCATGGGAGTAATTCACCGGGATATCTCCCCTGATAATTTAATTCAGCGTCACTCAGATTTACTACCCATACTCATCGATTTTGGTGGTGTCAAGCAAGTTGCTGCCACCGTTGCTTCCCAATTCTACCAAGCTGGTGTCGCTCCCACCCTGCCACCTCTCACCCTCCTGGGGAAAATCGGTTATGCACCCCCCGAACAGATGCAGACTGGGTTGGTGGAACCCCACAGCGATTTATATGCATTAGCTGCCACCATGGTAGTCTTACTCACAGGTAAGCAACCCCAGGAATTAATTAATCATCAAAATTTGGCTTGGGAATGGCAACAATTTGCTTATCTCAGTCCCCCATTGGGAGCAATCCTGAATAAAATGCTCTCACCCTTGCCGAACCAACGCTACCGCAACGTTACCCAAGTTATCGAAGCACTCAACCCACCCGCTAATTATCCTCCCACCCAACCCCCGGTAGTTAATCCTGCTCCCACCTCTGCAACCTTTGCAGCTGCTCCCCCTCCAGTTGTCACCCCTCCCCAAGACAAGAAAATGGGGAAAAAGCTCCTACCTATCCTCCTGCTTGCGGGTGTTGTCGGTGTGGGTGCGTGGGGAATTAGTAATTTAGTGAAATCTAGTGGCGATCGCCCTGGAAATTTAGCAGTACAACCAGTGGCAACGCCAACTGTCACCCAACCTACAGACCCCCTGGCGCAATATAATCCAGAGGAGAGAGCGCGTAAGGAAAAATTAAAAGAGCTTCGGGAACGCCTAGGAGTTGATTACAATTTTTACATAACCCTAGTTAATCAAACATTTTGGCAGAAAAACCCCAGTTTACGCGGACAGGTGCTGAGTAACGAGAGTAAAGACGCAGAATTACGCGCACAATGGGATGCAACCGCCAAGGATATTTTAAATAAATTAACAGTTATGAGTGCCGACTCTCGCAGACGCTTAGGTACTTATACTGGAGCAGACCGCGATCGCTGGAAAGTGCAAGTTAATAATTTGAATGTGGGTAGTAATTCCCTATTTGACTTAGCTGATAGTATCTTCTTTCTGCAATTTCCCCAACAACGCGGTCAAAAATTTATCGACCAACCCATGGGACAAGTTTGGCAAGGCTTTGTCAATGATAAAGTCAATGCCATCTTAGCTGGTAGTGCCTTACAAAAATTATCATTTGAGACTGGAGCAACGGGTAAAGCTGTCAGTGGCACCTTGAAAAGTGGTAACGGCAAAATTTTTATTGCCCAACTGGCTGAAAATCAGGAAATGACAGTCAATCTCACAGCAAATAACAAAGTTTTATTATCTATCTATTCACCCGATGGGCAAAAAATTCTCGAAGATTCTCCCCAACACAATTTTTCCCAAACCCTGACAAAGAGCGGATATTACGAATTTGTGATAGTTTCGACTGTGGCATCATCCCAGGAGTATCAACTGCAAGTCACCGCAGAAATCCCCACTCCCATAGAAACACCAACAGAAACCCCCACAGAAACCCCTACGGAAACTCCCACGGAAACACCCACAGAAACCCCTACACCATAA
- the rnhA gene encoding ribonuclease HI, whose protein sequence is MPIIESIYTDGACTGNPGPGGWGTVVYFQDGSIHEMGDSSHGKTTNNKMEMQAAIAALEYFHASGQTEPITLYTDSEYLINCVTKWVKGWKRKGWKKADGKPVLNQDLLEKLDDLNNRKIKWEYVRGHAGNIGNERCDAIARAFASGNVPSLQSISDINYGNGFSRQNSEVAVTRVSDSLTESTIINKKQQQISTLASDITNMELPTVSATSTNEELPRETRVTQLRNLVETLHIADEIAEKGYLITSSELADLMDVHASAVTSRGDQWRWRNWVVSRVRREGNQILWELERGDLVNHEGEES, encoded by the coding sequence ATGCCGATAATCGAAAGTATATACACAGATGGTGCTTGTACAGGAAATCCTGGTCCTGGTGGTTGGGGTACGGTTGTCTATTTCCAAGATGGTTCCATCCATGAAATGGGAGATTCATCCCACGGCAAAACCACCAACAATAAAATGGAAATGCAAGCCGCGATCGCCGCACTAGAATATTTCCATGCATCGGGACAAACTGAACCCATCACCCTCTATACCGACAGCGAATACTTAATTAACTGCGTCACCAAATGGGTAAAAGGTTGGAAACGCAAAGGTTGGAAAAAAGCCGACGGCAAACCGGTTCTCAATCAAGATTTGCTCGAAAAGCTAGACGATCTCAATAATCGTAAAATTAAATGGGAATACGTGCGTGGTCATGCTGGCAATATCGGCAATGAAAGATGCGACGCGATCGCCCGTGCTTTCGCTAGTGGTAACGTCCCATCATTACAATCAATTTCAGATATCAATTATGGTAATGGGTTTTCTCGACAAAATAGCGAAGTTGCAGTCACAAGAGTATCTGATTCTTTGACAGAATCAACGATAATTAACAAAAAACAACAGCAAATCAGTACTCTGGCATCAGATATAACCAACATGGAATTACCTACCGTCTCTGCGACATCGACAAATGAAGAATTACCACGGGAAACGAGAGTCACCCAACTACGTAACTTGGTAGAAACTTTACACATCGCGGATGAAATTGCTGAAAAGGGCTATTTAATTACCAGTTCCGAACTTGCAGACTTAATGGATGTTCATGCGAGCGCTGTCACCAGTCGTGGTGATCAATGGCGTTGGCGTAATTGGGTTGTCTCTCGCGTTCGTCGTGAAGGTAATCAGATTCTCTGGGAATTAGAGCGGGGAGATTTGGTGAATCATGAAGGTGAGGAATCATAA